Proteins encoded within one genomic window of Halobacteroides halobius DSM 5150:
- the ltrA gene encoding group II intron reverse transcriptase/maturase: protein MDTLEGSRIESKKAKLRYNEYYGTQEMFDELYRRSNKGHNFKNLIELITKRENILLAYRTIKNNKGSTTSGVNNTTINNIASWKTNELVKYVRNRLEYYVPQPVRRVYIPKPDGRKRPLGIPTMEDRLVQQCIKQVLEPICEAKFHNHSYGFRPNRSTKHAIARSMFLVNQVKLHYTVDVDIKGFFDNVDHGKLLKQIWSMGIHDKKFISIISALLRAEIEGEEIPEKGTPQGGIISPLLANIVLNELDWWVSNQWETFDTDFNYKRQCHKNRALKKTNLKECYIVRYADDFKIFCRDYETSSKMKVAIIEWLDERLNLEVSDKKTKITNLKTNYSKFLGIKFKAIKKGNRYVCKSNLTQHTKDRLTKKLKQQVKSIEKDTTAKEASKLNAMILGMHNYYSMATHVSLDFGDIAFQVARTLKNRLRTNLSEKGHISRTYKKFYGHYNFKPYYIAGIKIFPIRGVITKPPNSFQQDICDYTKKGREKIHNNLKYASPHILNYLVKNPIKGETVEYNDNRIARYSGQNGCCYITGKPLNIGNIECHHKKARDDGGGDNYRNLILVTRNVHKLIHAKNKETICKYLEMLESWLDDDTLSKLNKFRSKVGNDCIEVA, encoded by the coding sequence ATGGATACCTTGGAAGGAAGTAGAATTGAGAGTAAGAAAGCAAAGTTAAGATATAATGAATACTATGGAACCCAAGAGATGTTTGATGAACTATATAGAAGAAGTAATAAAGGTCATAACTTCAAGAATTTAATAGAGCTAATTACAAAGCGTGAAAATATATTACTAGCATATCGAACAATTAAGAACAATAAAGGAAGTACTACTAGTGGAGTAAATAACACAACAATTAATAATATAGCTAGCTGGAAAACGAATGAGTTAGTGAAATATGTTAGAAATAGATTGGAATATTATGTACCACAACCAGTAAGAAGGGTGTATATTCCAAAACCTGATGGAAGGAAAAGACCATTAGGTATCCCGACAATGGAGGATAGACTAGTACAACAATGTATCAAACAGGTTTTAGAACCTATTTGTGAGGCAAAATTTCATAATCACAGTTATGGTTTTAGACCTAATCGTTCTACCAAACACGCAATAGCTAGAAGTATGTTCTTAGTCAACCAAGTTAAATTACACTATACAGTAGATGTTGATATTAAAGGATTCTTCGATAATGTTGACCATGGTAAATTATTGAAACAAATTTGGTCTATGGGAATCCATGATAAAAAATTTATATCAATTATTAGTGCTTTACTAAGAGCTGAAATAGAGGGTGAAGAAATACCTGAAAAGGGAACACCTCAAGGTGGAATAATTTCTCCTCTTTTAGCTAATATAGTGTTAAATGAACTAGACTGGTGGGTCTCTAACCAATGGGAAACCTTTGATACAGACTTTAATTATAAACGACAATGCCATAAAAATAGAGCATTAAAGAAGACAAATCTTAAAGAATGTTATATAGTAAGATATGCTGACGACTTTAAGATATTTTGTCGGGACTATGAAACATCTAGCAAAATGAAAGTAGCAATAATAGAATGGTTAGATGAAAGATTAAATCTTGAAGTTAGTGACAAAAAGACTAAGATTACTAATCTCAAAACTAATTATTCAAAGTTTCTTGGGATTAAATTTAAAGCCATTAAAAAGGGTAATAGATATGTTTGCAAGTCTAATTTAACACAGCATACAAAGGATAGATTAACTAAAAAGTTGAAACAACAAGTTAAATCTATTGAAAAGGATACAACAGCTAAAGAAGCCTCAAAATTAAATGCTATGATATTAGGAATGCACAACTATTACTCGATGGCAACACATGTTAGTTTAGATTTTGGAGACATCGCCTTTCAAGTCGCAAGAACATTAAAGAATCGACTTAGAACAAATTTAAGTGAAAAGGGACACATCTCTAGGACATACAAGAAATTCTATGGACATTACAACTTTAAGCCTTATTATATAGCAGGAATTAAAATATTTCCAATTAGAGGTGTAATCACAAAACCACCGAACAGTTTTCAACAAGATATATGTGATTACACTAAAAAGGGTAGGGAGAAAATTCATAATAATTTAAAATATGCAAGTCCGCACATTTTAAATTATTTAGTTAAAAACCCTATCAAAGGTGAAACTGTAGAATATAATGATAATCGTATAGCCAGATATTCAGGGCAAAATGGTTGTTGTTATATAACAGGAAAACCATTAAATATTGGAAATATAGAATGCCATCATAAGAAAGCTAGAGATGATGGTGGTGGAGATAACTATAGAAATTTGATTCTAGTAACACGAAATGTTCATAAATTAATTCATGCGAAAAATAAGGAAACAATTTGTAAATACCTAGAAATGCTTGAGAGTTGGCTAGACGATGATACCCTAAGTAAGCTCAATAAATTTCGTTCTAAGGTAGGAAATGATTGTATCGAAGTAGCTTAA
- a CDS encoding YggS family pyridoxal phosphate-dependent enzyme, producing the protein MQQVKKRLKRIKERVKEAALKAGRNPEDIKVVAVSKTHSLDKIKQVSQAGIISFGESRVQELRDKYETMPHLDWHMIGHLQRNKVKYLARMKNCKLIHSVDSLRLAKKIEDRAQKADRQMNVLIQVNIAKDKNKYGLAPEKINDFLTKVATLDYLQVKGLMTLVPYVDDPEEVRPYFRELRELFTEIKARQISGIKMKELSMGMTNDFEIAIEEGATIVRIGRGIFGARDYK; encoded by the coding sequence ATGCAGCAAGTAAAAAAACGTCTAAAAAGGATTAAAGAGAGAGTTAAAGAGGCTGCTCTAAAAGCTGGACGTAATCCAGAAGATATTAAAGTAGTAGCTGTATCTAAAACTCATAGTTTAGATAAAATAAAACAAGTAAGCCAGGCAGGAATAATAAGTTTTGGAGAGAGTAGAGTGCAAGAACTAAGAGATAAATATGAAACAATGCCCCATTTGGATTGGCATATGATTGGACATTTACAACGCAATAAGGTTAAGTACTTGGCCCGGATGAAAAACTGCAAATTAATTCATTCTGTAGATAGTTTAAGGCTAGCTAAAAAGATAGAAGATCGAGCTCAAAAAGCTGACCGTCAAATGAATGTATTAATCCAAGTTAATATTGCTAAAGATAAAAATAAATATGGACTTGCTCCAGAGAAAATAAATGATTTTTTAACTAAAGTAGCGACTTTAGATTATTTGCAAGTAAAGGGGTTAATGACTCTTGTGCCCTACGTAGATGACCCTGAAGAAGTACGCCCTTATTTTCGAGAGTTAAGGGAATTATTTACAGAGATTAAAGCTAGGCAAATTTCAGGAATTAAGATGAAAGAATTATCAATGGGGATGACAAATGACTTTGAAATAGCAATTGAGGAAGGGGCTACAATTGTACGAATTGGTAGAGGAATCTTTGGAGCTCGAGATTATAAATGA
- a CDS encoding cell division protein SepF: MMDLIDEVVASAGKVFGFSNPQLSTVEENESQVIETKTSLENENVTIIEPNSFAEVQKIVDKLKDNNSVIIRLYKVEPKDAVKIIDFISGAVYALDGSSEKIGKDVFLFVPSTVQITYDD, encoded by the coding sequence ATGATGGATTTAATAGATGAGGTAGTAGCTAGTGCTGGTAAAGTCTTTGGCTTTTCTAATCCCCAACTATCGACAGTAGAAGAGAATGAGTCTCAGGTGATTGAAACTAAGACTAGCTTAGAAAATGAAAATGTAACAATTATAGAACCTAACTCATTTGCTGAAGTGCAAAAAATAGTTGATAAATTAAAGGATAATAATTCAGTTATAATTAGACTATATAAAGTTGAGCCTAAGGATGCAGTTAAGATTATTGATTTTATTAGTGGGGCTGTTTATGCTTTAGATGGTAGTTCAGAAAAGATAGGAAAGGATGTATTTTTATTTGTTCCTTCTACAGTCCAAATAACTTATGATGACTAA
- the proC gene encoding pyrroline-5-carboxylate reductase — protein MVEKIGFIGAGSMAEALITGILEAELFSADRVYISDINQERVESLHNKYQVQIANNNQELVKQVDYIVLAVKPRVVKKILGRVGQQIRPYQKLFSIAAGVTTKQLEKHLSTDVPVVRLMPNTPALIGSGATAYTLGQAATEDASRVVKEIFSSVGLIVEVKEDLMDAVTGLSGSGPAYIYMIVEALSDAGVNVGLPRKVASKLAIQTLLGAGEMVQELEKHPAQLKDLVTSPGGTTITGLKELEKTGLRSSLYQAVESATAKSKELRGE, from the coding sequence ATGGTAGAAAAAATAGGATTTATTGGAGCGGGATCAATGGCTGAGGCATTGATAACAGGAATCTTAGAGGCTGAATTGTTTTCAGCAGATAGAGTCTATATTAGTGATATTAACCAAGAGAGAGTAGAAAGTTTACATAATAAGTATCAAGTACAGATAGCTAACAATAACCAAGAATTAGTTAAGCAAGTAGATTATATTGTACTAGCTGTTAAGCCAAGAGTAGTTAAGAAAATATTAGGTAGGGTAGGACAACAGATTAGGCCTTACCAAAAGCTATTTTCTATTGCAGCAGGAGTAACTACTAAACAATTAGAGAAGCACTTATCTACTGATGTACCAGTAGTGAGATTAATGCCTAATACGCCTGCTTTAATTGGTAGTGGAGCTACGGCTTATACTTTAGGTCAAGCAGCTACTGAAGATGCAAGTAGAGTGGTAAAAGAGATCTTTAGTTCTGTAGGTTTGATAGTAGAAGTAAAAGAGGATTTAATGGATGCAGTAACAGGATTAAGTGGTAGTGGTCCGGCATATATTTATATGATTGTAGAAGCCTTATCAGATGCAGGTGTTAATGTAGGCTTACCTAGAAAAGTTGCTTCTAAATTGGCTATTCAGACGTTGTTAGGCGCTGGAGAAATGGTACAAGAGTTAGAAAAACATCCTGCGCAATTAAAGGATTTAGTAACATCTCCTGGAGGGACAACTATTACTGGATTAAAAGAATTAGAGAAAACAGGTTTACGCTCTAGTTTATACCAAGCAGTAGAATCAGCAACAGCTAAGTCAAAAGAATTGAGGGGAGAGTGA
- a CDS encoding YggT family protein, whose translation MFVLINLVNLAYKAYSFILLARIIASWVQPPTDHQFMRKFMRFIYQATEPVLAPIRQMIPLPGIDLSPLIAYLALDIIRDGLIQLLLYLA comes from the coding sequence ATGTTTGTATTAATCAATTTAGTTAATCTAGCTTATAAAGCTTATAGTTTTATTTTATTAGCTCGAATAATAGCTTCATGGGTTCAACCACCAACTGACCATCAATTTATGCGTAAGTTTATGCGTTTTATCTACCAAGCAACGGAACCAGTTTTAGCACCTATTAGACAAATGATTCCTTTACCAGGAATTGATCTATCACCATTGATTGCTTATTTGGCCCTTGATATTATTAGAGATGGATTAATTCAGTTATTATTATATTTAGCTTAA
- a CDS encoding photosystem II S4 domain protein: MFNKEKLLSHLDSKEASNVDKILDKAELALIDHKPTFTDFLNPRQLYIAKPVLAQIRDLKYLEYGGYNKAERKMLALVPDYYIPDMIDPPLTVLNITGQFKFQQVSHRDFLGAILGTGIKRKKVGDLVLYKKGCQAIIAEQIKDFIMLNLEQVHQIGVQVEEISTTELRIEPQRTKEIRDTVASLRLDSVASSGFSTSRSKMSKQIEKGSVKVNWKIVDDTSYMVDTDDILSIRGRGRVEIDEILGKSRRGRIKLRLKRYL; this comes from the coding sequence ATGTTTAATAAAGAGAAACTATTAAGTCATTTAGATAGTAAAGAAGCTAGTAATGTAGATAAGATATTAGATAAAGCTGAATTAGCACTTATAGATCATAAACCTACTTTCACAGATTTTTTAAATCCACGTCAATTATATATAGCTAAGCCGGTTTTGGCCCAGATTAGAGATTTAAAGTATTTAGAGTACGGAGGTTATAATAAAGCCGAGAGAAAGATGCTGGCTTTAGTTCCTGACTATTACATACCTGATATGATTGATCCACCTTTAACTGTATTAAATATTACGGGCCAATTCAAGTTTCAACAAGTTAGTCATCGTGATTTTTTAGGAGCTATTTTAGGAACCGGGATTAAAAGAAAGAAAGTAGGTGATTTAGTCCTTTATAAAAAAGGGTGTCAAGCTATAATAGCCGAGCAGATAAAAGATTTTATAATGTTAAATCTAGAACAAGTGCACCAAATAGGTGTACAAGTAGAAGAAATTTCTACTACAGAATTGAGAATTGAACCACAAAGAACTAAAGAAATCAGAGATACTGTTGCTTCATTGCGGCTAGATTCTGTAGCTAGTTCTGGTTTCTCTACTTCACGCAGTAAAATGAGTAAACAGATAGAAAAAGGTAGTGTGAAGGTGAATTGGAAGATAGTTGATGATACCTCTTATATGGTTGATACAGATGATATTCTGTCTATAAGAGGGAGAGGGAGAGTAGAAATAGATGAGATCTTAGGTAAATCACGCCGAGGTAGGATTAAATTAAGATTAAAACGTTATCTATAG
- a CDS encoding DivIVA domain-containing protein: MSLNPEDIYNKEFNKTFGLWSYDDQEVIEFLDLVATYYEEVLEENTRLEKRVKELEKEVDRCKQEQIALQESVQETINTAKKTASSKKEEAERKAELIIEEAEIKADKIIKDAQDKAQEEYQQYKELIQSKKLFKIKFKTLLNSYLELLDDEEVELEIIKDKMKGE, encoded by the coding sequence ATGTCATTAAATCCAGAAGATATTTATAATAAAGAATTTAATAAAACATTTGGGTTATGGTCTTATGATGATCAAGAGGTTATTGAATTTTTAGATTTGGTAGCAACTTATTATGAAGAAGTATTAGAAGAGAATACAAGATTAGAGAAAAGAGTAAAAGAATTAGAAAAAGAGGTAGATAGATGTAAACAAGAACAGATTGCTTTACAAGAATCAGTTCAAGAAACAATAAATACAGCTAAGAAAACAGCAAGCAGTAAAAAAGAAGAAGCAGAAAGAAAGGCAGAATTAATTATTGAAGAGGCAGAAATTAAAGCGGATAAAATTATTAAAGATGCTCAAGATAAGGCACAAGAGGAATATCAACAGTATAAAGAACTAATTCAATCTAAAAAGTTATTTAAGATTAAGTTTAAAACCCTATTAAATTCTTATTTGGAATTATTGGATGATGAAGAAGTTGAATTAGAGATTATTAAGGATAAAATGAAGGGGGAATAA
- a CDS encoding TM1266 family iron-only hydrogenase system putative regulator: MGQRIAVVGVIINNREVAAKKVNDILSQYGDIIVGRMGIPYQGKDLNIISLIVDGTNDQLGALAGKLGNIKGVKVKTMIAT, encoded by the coding sequence ATGGGCCAAAGAATAGCAGTGGTAGGAGTAATTATTAATAATCGAGAAGTAGCTGCCAAAAAAGTAAATGATATTTTAAGTCAGTATGGAGATATAATTGTAGGCCGGATGGGGATTCCTTATCAAGGTAAAGATTTAAATATTATTTCTTTAATTGTGGATGGAACTAACGATCAACTAGGGGCATTAGCAGGAAAGTTAGGAAATATAAAAGGAGTTAAGGTTAAGACAATGATTGCGACTTAA
- a CDS encoding 5'-methylthioadenosine/adenosylhomocysteine nucleosidase → MKLGIIGAMEIEIELLRDDLELQNTLHKAGMDFYQGILHDKEVVLVRSGIGKVNAAICTQILIDQLNVDQIIFTGVAGAIDTTLEVKDIVISTDLVQHDMDASAFGHREVGEIPELDKVSFAADKNLISLAEDIGEEVTKQEDIQVVTGRILSGDQFIANKNKVKELKETFGGFCTEMEGAAVGQVAYLNDTPFVIIRSISDSADEEADISFDEFVKVAASHSYQIVTRMLDRL, encoded by the coding sequence ATGAAGTTAGGAATTATTGGAGCAATGGAAATAGAGATAGAATTATTAAGAGATGATTTAGAGCTACAAAATACATTGCATAAAGCAGGGATGGATTTCTATCAAGGAATTTTGCATGATAAAGAGGTTGTATTAGTTAGAAGTGGGATTGGAAAAGTAAATGCTGCAATCTGTACTCAAATTTTAATTGATCAATTAAATGTAGACCAGATTATTTTCACTGGAGTAGCAGGGGCTATTGATACGACTTTAGAGGTTAAGGATATAGTAATATCTACTGATCTAGTACAACATGATATGGATGCATCTGCTTTTGGTCATCGAGAGGTGGGGGAGATACCAGAGCTAGATAAAGTTTCTTTTGCAGCTGATAAAAATTTAATTTCTTTAGCAGAAGATATAGGAGAAGAAGTAACTAAACAAGAGGATATTCAAGTGGTAACAGGACGAATTTTATCTGGTGACCAGTTTATTGCTAATAAGAATAAAGTAAAGGAGCTTAAAGAAACATTTGGTGGTTTCTGTACTGAAATGGAGGGAGCAGCAGTAGGACAAGTAGCTTATTTAAATGATACTCCATTTGTGATTATTAGGTCTATATCTGATAGTGCAGATGAAGAGGCTGATATTTCCTTTGATGAATTTGTTAAGGTAGCTGCTAGCCATTCTTACCAGATAGTTACTAGGATGTTAGATAGGCTATAA
- the ileS gene encoding isoleucine--tRNA ligase, which yields MGYKDTLNLPDTEFPMRANLSEREPKFQKFWQENNIYKAALEQREGKEQFILHDGPPYANGDIHIGHALNKTLKDVVTRYYHLQGYQSPYVPGWDTHGLPIEHKVTSELDKDEREKLSIPELRDQCKDYALNYVERQKGQFKRLGVWGDWDNPYITLQPEYEAKQIDVFGKMALDGLLFRGLKPVHWCTNCETALAEAEIEYEDINGPSIFVKFPVKEGKVLGGEELTSDDYVVIWTTTPWTIPANQAISIHPDFEYVIAETETGRLVAAKELVAEMMEICDIEDYKIAAEFKGEELEGVICNHPFFDRESPLILGDHVTLEQGSGCVHTAPGHGHEDYVIGQEYDLDVYAPMDDKGVFTEEAGEDFVGKHYDKANIKVTELLKEDDLLMNLNFIDHSYPHCWRCKNPVIFRATEQWFASVEDIKDEALDAVKEVDWYPEWGEGRLANMIENRNDWCISRQRVWGVPIPIFYCDDCGEPLITEESIAAVKELFANEGSGSWYQKDVDEILPEEISCGDCGHNDFTKEYDIMDVWFDSGASHASVLENYDILDRPADLYLEGTDQYRGWFNSSLLTSIAARGEAPYKAVVTNGFTVDKNGKKMSKSVGNVVSPHEVIDQYGADILRLWVASSNFKEDVRISDKILSENSEVYRRIRNTARYILGNLSDFNPQEDAVASEELTEIDQWALMKLQELLKVAEDAYESYEFHKVYHAVHNFCTVEMSSFYMDVLKDRLYTLAKDDRVRRSGQTAMYEILITLTKIVAPILVHTAEEIWQNLPEGKEAKSIFLTDWPEVNEEYLNDELAEKWSKFLEIRKDISKAIELAREEKVVGHSLDAAVKLYPTEDQHQLLDHFGNLAELLIVSDLTLATPNAEANEENLYTGQNTDIKVAVTQAPGEKCDRCWNYSPTVGQNEEHSDICAECLEVVKELQ from the coding sequence ATGGGTTATAAAGACACTTTAAATTTGCCTGATACGGAATTTCCAATGCGGGCCAATTTATCTGAACGTGAACCTAAATTTCAAAAGTTTTGGCAAGAGAATAATATTTACAAAGCAGCACTAGAACAAAGAGAAGGAAAAGAGCAGTTTATTTTACATGACGGTCCACCATATGCTAATGGGGATATTCATATCGGACATGCTTTAAATAAAACCTTAAAGGATGTTGTAACTAGATACTATCATTTACAAGGGTATCAAAGTCCTTATGTTCCAGGGTGGGATACTCACGGGTTACCAATTGAGCATAAAGTAACTAGTGAATTAGATAAAGATGAGAGAGAAAAACTATCTATTCCCGAATTAAGAGACCAGTGTAAAGATTATGCTCTAAATTATGTTGAGAGGCAAAAAGGGCAATTTAAAAGGCTAGGAGTCTGGGGTGACTGGGATAACCCTTATATTACTCTTCAACCAGAGTATGAAGCTAAGCAAATTGACGTTTTCGGTAAGATGGCTTTAGATGGATTATTATTTAGAGGTTTAAAGCCTGTACACTGGTGTACAAATTGTGAGACTGCTTTAGCCGAAGCAGAGATTGAATATGAAGATATTAATGGTCCATCTATCTTTGTTAAATTCCCTGTCAAAGAAGGTAAAGTACTAGGTGGAGAAGAGTTAACAAGTGATGATTATGTAGTAATCTGGACGACTACTCCGTGGACTATTCCAGCTAATCAAGCTATTTCTATTCATCCAGATTTTGAGTATGTAATAGCTGAAACTGAGACGGGAAGATTAGTAGCTGCTAAAGAATTAGTAGCTGAGATGATGGAAATTTGTGATATTGAAGATTATAAAATTGCAGCCGAATTTAAAGGTGAAGAGTTAGAAGGTGTTATTTGTAATCATCCATTTTTTGACCGAGAGTCACCATTAATTTTAGGAGATCATGTTACGCTAGAGCAAGGTTCTGGTTGTGTTCATACAGCTCCAGGACATGGTCATGAAGACTATGTAATTGGGCAAGAATATGATTTGGATGTATATGCACCAATGGATGATAAAGGTGTCTTTACTGAGGAAGCTGGAGAAGATTTTGTTGGTAAGCATTATGATAAAGCCAATATTAAGGTTACTGAGTTATTAAAAGAAGATGATTTATTAATGAATTTAAACTTTATTGATCACTCTTATCCACATTGCTGGAGATGTAAAAATCCAGTTATCTTTAGAGCTACTGAACAGTGGTTTGCTTCTGTAGAAGATATTAAAGATGAAGCTTTAGATGCTGTTAAGGAAGTAGATTGGTACCCTGAGTGGGGAGAAGGAAGACTAGCTAATATGATTGAAAATCGCAATGATTGGTGTATTTCACGCCAGAGAGTTTGGGGAGTTCCAATTCCTATCTTTTATTGTGATGATTGTGGTGAGCCATTAATTACAGAAGAAAGTATTGCAGCTGTTAAAGAATTATTTGCTAATGAAGGGTCTGGTAGTTGGTACCAAAAAGATGTAGATGAAATCTTGCCAGAGGAAATTAGTTGTGGAGATTGTGGTCATAATGACTTTACTAAAGAATATGATATTATGGATGTCTGGTTTGATTCAGGGGCGAGCCATGCTTCTGTACTAGAGAATTATGATATCTTAGATCGACCAGCTGATTTATATTTAGAAGGAACTGATCAGTATCGAGGTTGGTTTAACTCTTCTTTACTAACTTCTATTGCTGCTAGGGGAGAAGCTCCTTATAAAGCAGTTGTAACTAATGGATTTACTGTCGATAAAAATGGTAAAAAGATGTCTAAATCAGTTGGTAATGTAGTTTCCCCACATGAAGTAATTGATCAATATGGAGCAGATATCTTAAGGTTATGGGTTGCTTCTTCTAACTTTAAAGAAGATGTTAGAATTTCTGATAAAATCTTAAGTGAAAATTCTGAAGTGTACAGAAGAATCAGAAATACTGCTCGTTATATTTTAGGTAACTTATCTGATTTTAATCCGCAAGAAGATGCAGTTGCTAGTGAAGAACTAACTGAGATTGATCAGTGGGCACTAATGAAGTTACAAGAATTATTAAAAGTTGCTGAGGATGCTTATGAATCTTATGAATTCCATAAAGTTTATCATGCTGTGCATAACTTTTGTACTGTAGAGATGAGCTCTTTCTATATGGATGTACTAAAGGATAGATTATATACACTAGCAAAAGATGATCGAGTGCGTCGATCTGGTCAGACTGCTATGTATGAGATTTTAATTACTCTAACTAAGATTGTAGCACCAATTTTAGTTCATACAGCAGAAGAAATTTGGCAAAACCTACCTGAAGGTAAGGAAGCTAAAAGTATCTTCTTAACTGACTGGCCAGAAGTTAATGAAGAATATTTAAATGATGAGTTAGCTGAGAAGTGGAGTAAATTCTTAGAGATTAGAAAGGATATTTCTAAAGCAATCGAATTGGCCCGGGAAGAAAAAGTAGTAGGCCATTCATTAGATGCAGCAGTTAAATTATATCCTACTGAAGATCAGCACCAGTTATTAGATCACTTTGGAAATTTAGCTGAATTATTAATAGTTTCTGATCTTACATTAGCTACACCAAATGCTGAAGCTAATGAGGAAAATCTTTATACAGGTCAAAATACAGATATTAAAGTAGCAGTTACTCAAGCACCAGGTGAAAAATGTGATCGTTGTTGGAATTATAGTCCAACAGTAGGTCAGAATGAAGAGCATTCTGATATATGTGCAGAATGTTTAGAAGTTGTTAAAGAGTTACAATAA
- the remA gene encoding extracellular matrix/biofilm regulator RemA: MSIELINIGFGNIAAANRIIAIVSPESAPIKRVIQDARDRGMLIDATYGRRTRAVIITDSDHVVLSAVQPETVSQRLNDDANSDD, translated from the coding sequence ATGTCAATCGAATTGATTAATATTGGATTTGGTAATATTGCAGCAGCAAATAGAATTATTGCAATTGTTAGTCCTGAATCTGCTCCCATAAAAAGGGTCATTCAGGATGCAAGAGATAGAGGGATGTTAATTGATGCTACGTATGGTCGAAGAACTAGAGCTGTTATTATTACTGATAGTGATCATGTTGTCTTATCAGCTGTTCAACCTGAGACCGTTTCTCAACGTTTAAATGATGACGCTAACAGTGATGATTAA
- the gmk gene encoding guanylate kinase, whose translation MLEQKGNLFILSGPSGVGKGTVLDALLKDYNDICYSISTTTREPRKGEVDGEDYFFASEDEFKSLVKKDEFLEWAKVHNNYYGTPKKYVDKTLEAGQDVILEIDIQGAKQVRDKFDGGIFIFLAPPSLKELESRINKRGTETKDAIATRLENANKELEEKKNYDYLVVNDQVEDAIKKIEAIIIAERCRL comes from the coding sequence ATGCTTGAACAAAAGGGAAACTTATTTATTCTATCTGGGCCATCTGGAGTAGGTAAGGGAACAGTCTTAGATGCTCTATTAAAAGACTATAATGATATATGTTATTCTATATCAACTACTACTAGAGAACCTAGAAAAGGTGAAGTTGATGGTGAAGATTATTTCTTTGCTTCAGAAGATGAATTTAAATCTTTAGTTAAAAAAGATGAATTTTTAGAGTGGGCCAAGGTACATAATAATTATTATGGGACACCTAAAAAATATGTTGATAAAACTTTAGAAGCTGGGCAAGATGTTATTTTAGAAATTGATATTCAAGGTGCTAAACAGGTTAGAGATAAGTTTGATGGTGGCATTTTTATTTTCTTAGCGCCCCCTTCTTTAAAAGAATTAGAAAGCAGAATTAATAAGCGAGGTACTGAAACTAAAGATGCAATTGCTACTAGACTAGAGAATGCTAATAAAGAATTAGAGGAAAAAAAGAATTATGATTATTTAGTTGTTAATGATCAGGTAGAAGACGCAATTAAGAAAATTGAAGCCATTATTATTGCGGAAAGATGTAGGCTATAA
- the rpoZ gene encoding DNA-directed RNA polymerase subunit omega, protein MHLSEPHLSEVLKNGSSKFANILVAAKRAKELKDGADPLLEEYDGIKDVSKALQEVAAGKIEPNLNKE, encoded by the coding sequence ATGCATTTATCTGAACCACATTTAAGTGAAGTTTTAAAAAATGGTAGTTCTAAGTTTGCTAATATTTTGGTTGCAGCAAAGAGGGCCAAAGAATTGAAGGATGGAGCAGATCCGTTATTAGAAGAATATGATGGAATCAAAGATGTTTCTAAAGCTTTACAGGAAGTTGCAGCAGGTAAAATAGAACCTAATTTAAATAAAGAATAG